The proteins below are encoded in one region of Diorhabda carinulata isolate Delta chromosome 3, icDioCari1.1, whole genome shotgun sequence:
- the LOC130891838 gene encoding dnaJ homolog subfamily A member 2-like — protein MADNKLYEILGVSRNASDSEIKKQYRKLAKEFHPDKNPAAGDKFKEISYAYEILSDSKKRSLYDKVGLKGMQEGAQDGFGGDHLFSHLFGGGLFGGFGGLGGGGSRRRQRGEDTIHPLKVTLEDMYNGKTSKLQLSKNVICVTCSGKGSKSGNTERCQTCNGCGLKVTYRQIAPGMAQQTQTRCPDCLGEGEKINEKDRCTTCKGKKVCNETKILEVHIDKGMKENQKIFFRGEGDQQPDMEPGDVVIILQQKPHEKFQRNGDDLYFKHTITLTEALCGFSFVIHHLDGRDILVKHPPGDVIKPGGVKCVMNEGMPHYKNPFEKGNLYIPFEIKFPENHFTNETNLKALETLLPPRSEFTMPFGDHVEEVDLHDFDPSDKGNYSRNEAYASDDEEQMHGSGLQCAHQ, from the exons ATGGCAGACAACAAACTTTATGAAATATTAGGTGTTAGCAGAAATGCCTCAGATAGCGAAATAAAAAag cAATATAGGAAATTAGCAAAGGAATTTCATCCTGACAAAAATCCAGCTGCAGGAGACAAGTTTAAGGAAATAAGTTATGCGTACGAAATTCTTTCTGACTCAAAAAAACGATCTTTATACGACAAAGTTGGCCTTAAGGGAATGCAAGAAGGTGCCCAGGATGGATTCGGTGGCGATCACTTATTTTCACATCTTTTCGGAGGTGGTTTATTCGGTGGATTTGGAGGATTAGGTGGTGGTGGATCACGAAGAAGACAAAGAGGTGAGGACACTATACATCCATTAAAAGTGACTCTAGAAGATATGTATAATGGAAAAACATCCAAGCTGCAACTTAGTAAAAATGTCATATGTGTAACTTGTTCTGGAAAAGGATCTAAAAGTGGTAACACAGAAAGATGCCAAACTTGTAACGGTTGTGGTTTAAAGGTTACATATCGCCAAATTGCTCCTGGAATGGCTCAACAGACCCAAACACGCTGTCCCGATTGCTTAGGAGAAGgtgagaaaattaatgaaaaagatAGATGCACTACATGCAAAGGAAAGAAAGTGTGTAATGAAACGAAGATTTTGGAAGTTCATATTGATAAAGGTatgaaagaaaatcaaaaaattttctttagagGTGAAGGTGATCAACAACCCGATATGGAACCAGGTGatgttgttattattttacaaCAGAAACCTCACGAAAAATTTCAGAGAAACGGTGATGATTTGTATTTTAAACATACTATAACCTTAACTGAAGCACTATGTggattttcttttgttattcATCATTTAGATGGAAGGGACATTCTTGTAAAACATCCACCTGGAGATGTGATTAAACCAGGAGGTGTCAAATGTGTTATGAACGAGGGTATGCCTCATTATAAAAATCCATTTGAAAAGGGAAACTTGTATATACCGTTCGAGattaaatttccagaaaatcATTTTACCAATGAGACCAATTTAAAAGCTCTAGAAACCTTATTACCTCCTAGATCCGAATTTACAATGCCTTTTGGGGATCACGTAGAAGAGGTTGATTTACACGATTTCGACCCATCCGATAAGGGTAATTACTCTAGGAATGAAGCATATGCTAGTGATGATGAAGAACAAATGCATGGGTCTGGTCTACAATGTGCACatcaatag